In Drosophila yakuba strain Tai18E2 chromosome 2R, Prin_Dyak_Tai18E2_2.1, whole genome shotgun sequence, a single genomic region encodes these proteins:
- the LOC6530997 gene encoding uncharacterized protein LOC6530997 isoform X1 — MNRRNKRTSYYQYEVYLDFMEDNPLMSLNKLSRTQDGKKWKELSDLLNKCPTGPTMSPEEWRKRLNDWKNSTRSKYRRSINTDDKNSAMTPLENRALLIFSSEANGREVSTHPGHQELAEESLEHEEQDDEEPDEFEELEEEEEEPYQEFVAEPHEQSNPTVINGHSAAKRLRLDGASEIIYEAFLSVTNITSQESAAKEPSFIYGKKIEEQLKRISDIHEASLHFKIARFKYNNPGFEYVPEL; from the exons ATGAATAGACGCAACAAGCGAACATCGTATTACCAATACGAAGTATACCTGGACTTCATGGAGGACAATCCCCTGATGTCGCTCAACAAACTGAGTCGCACCCAGGACGGTAAAAAGTGGAAGGAGCTCAGCGATCTGCTTAACAAGTGTCCCACGGGTCCGACTATGTCACCTGAGGAATGGCGAAAG CGCCTCAACGACTGGAAGAACAGCACACGCTCCAAGTACCGACGCAGCATCAATACGGATGACAAGAACAGTGCCATGACTCCTCTGGAGAACAGAGCTCTGTTGATTTTCTCCTCAGAGGCAAATGGTCGCGAGGTATCAACACACCCGGGCCATCAGGAACTGGCGGAAGAGTCTCTGGAGCACGAGGAGCAGGATGATGAGGAGCCCGATGAGttcgaggagctggaggaggaggaggaggagccgtACCAGGAGTTTGTAGCAGAGCCTCACGAGCAAAGCAACCCAACGGTGATCAATGGTCATAGTGCCGCGAAAAGGCTTAGGCTTGATGGCGCCAGTGAGATCATCTACGAAG CCTTTCTTTCAGTCACAAATATAACATCGCAAGAATCCGCCGCAAAAGAACCGTCTTTCATCTATGGCAAAAAAATCGAGGAGCAGCTGAAACGCATTTCGGACATACACGAGGCCTCACTGCACTTCAAGATAGCCCGCTTCAAGTACAACAATCCCGGATTCGAATACGTTCCGGAATTATAG
- the LOC6530997 gene encoding histone acetyltransferase KAT6B isoform X2 has translation MNRRNKRTSYYQYEVYLDFMEDNPLMSLNKLSRTQDGKKWKELSDLLNKCPTGPTMSPEEWRKRLNDWKNSTRSKYRRSINTDDKNSAMTPLENRALLIFSSEANGREVSTHPGHQELAEESLEHEEQDDEEPDEFEELEEEEEEPYQEFVAEPHEQSNPTVINGHSAAKRLRLDGASEIIYEVTNITSQESAAKEPSFIYGKKIEEQLKRISDIHEASLHFKIARFKYNNPGFEYVPEL, from the exons ATGAATAGACGCAACAAGCGAACATCGTATTACCAATACGAAGTATACCTGGACTTCATGGAGGACAATCCCCTGATGTCGCTCAACAAACTGAGTCGCACCCAGGACGGTAAAAAGTGGAAGGAGCTCAGCGATCTGCTTAACAAGTGTCCCACGGGTCCGACTATGTCACCTGAGGAATGGCGAAAG CGCCTCAACGACTGGAAGAACAGCACACGCTCCAAGTACCGACGCAGCATCAATACGGATGACAAGAACAGTGCCATGACTCCTCTGGAGAACAGAGCTCTGTTGATTTTCTCCTCAGAGGCAAATGGTCGCGAGGTATCAACACACCCGGGCCATCAGGAACTGGCGGAAGAGTCTCTGGAGCACGAGGAGCAGGATGATGAGGAGCCCGATGAGttcgaggagctggaggaggaggaggaggagccgtACCAGGAGTTTGTAGCAGAGCCTCACGAGCAAAGCAACCCAACGGTGATCAATGGTCATAGTGCCGCGAAAAGGCTTAGGCTTGATGGCGCCAGTGAGATCATCTACGAAG TCACAAATATAACATCGCAAGAATCCGCCGCAAAAGAACCGTCTTTCATCTATGGCAAAAAAATCGAGGAGCAGCTGAAACGCATTTCGGACATACACGAGGCCTCACTGCACTTCAAGATAGCCCGCTTCAAGTACAACAATCCCGGATTCGAATACGTTCCGGAATTATAG
- the LOC6530998 gene encoding uncharacterized protein LOC6530998, which produces MNGKMDRRKKRTSSEQYQMYIDMMESDPIFATGRVPRDYDLNYLTKKWKELSDRLNKCSSGPTLTPEEWRKRLNDWKNTTRCKYRRSLLSTEKDISMTSVETRALDLFGKVPTTGGESMLNLKSEKDEHDDEMEELGQRTSAAFQKELQAAVEEAINDEVDEEEMVEEHVDHEDMLEENLAEAGITASTTAVNTGGGTYRTIVVDNTSFEHVEEEPQTVQPHAVEYVTSRRPAAAVINPGTASSGNKLINGELPVKRMRTQPREQIIYEVKNAPRCISNMQAVPPLHSTKLEREPSSLTSALSSSDAQQIAHQLKRLADIKYETLQFEIARFKFNNPGFQYDPPSL; this is translated from the exons ATGAACGGCAAGATGGACCGCCGCAAGAAACGCACCTCCTCGGAGCAGTACCAAATGTACATCGACATGATGGAGAGCGACCCAATTTTCGCCACCGGACGAGTGCCGCGCGATTATGACCTGAACTACTTGACCAAAAAGTGGAAGGAGCTCTCCGACCGGCTAAACAAGTGCAGCTCCGGACCCACACTGACGCCGGAGGAGTGGCGCAAG CGCCTAAATGACTGGAAGAACACCACTCGCTGCAAGTACAGACGCAGTCTTTTGTCCACGGAAAAGGACATCTCGATGACCTCCGTGGAGACGCGCGCGTTGGATCTCTTTGGCAAGGTGCCCACCACCGGCGGCGAATCGATGCTCAATTTGAAGTCCGAAAAGGATGAGCACGACGACGAGATGGAGGAATTGGGGCAGCGTACTTCGGCTGCATTTCAAAAGGAACTGCAGGCCGCCGTGGAGGAGGCCATCAACGATGAGGTGGACGAAGAGGAGATGGTGGAGGAGCATGTCGATCACGAGGACATGCTGGAGGAGAATCTGGCGGAGGCCGGCATCACCGCGTCCACAACGGCGGTCAATACGGGCGGTGGCACGTATCGCACCATTGTCGTGGACAACACATCCTTTGAGCACGTCGAGGAGGAACCCCAAACGGTGCAACCGCACGCCGTGGAGTATGTCACATCCCGCAGGCCCGCTGCCGCCGTCATCAATCCGGGAACGGCCTCCTCCGGGAATAAGCTTATCAACGGCGAGCTGCCCGTCAAGCGGATGCGCACACAGCCCAGGGAGCAAATCATCTACGAAG TTAAAAATGCGCCGCGTTGCATTTCGAACATGCAGGCCGTGCCGCCGCTGCACAGTACAAAGCTGGAGCGGGAACCCAGCTCGCTGACGAGCGCGCTGAGCAGCAGCGATGCCCAGCAGATCGCGCACCAGCTGAAGCGACTGGCCGACATTAAATATGAGACACTGCAGTTTGAGATTGCGCGCTTCAAGTTCAACAACCCGGGCTTCCAGTACGATCCGCCGTCCTTATAG
- the LOC6530999 gene encoding uncharacterized protein LOC6530999, with protein sequence MAATDGQIILAASRFGDATPVYLRDFSKQPLPAVAKILKGQHQALGVPTLSAPSLQSTALFLSAGKKYQILAQPIKIKEGRKPTNVGAKVLIPETYGGYFELLSEDGRSTRCIDSVLELSRRRNARVLVRETFRCQQMNRTIHAGELLTTMNDNGKYLQCRNIKDEIINLPLDTKAKFSPIAREDSISGVHTVKNLLLKRMPVIVRLVHGSAPKGLKQPFVPELRLLGCVEIDRIFALPLQKDTDLVPVPLNAKIKLQRAKNMEQLEHFIEYSRFLDKAQRLLADARDRLQIVDLKLSEKEKKDSKFNSRNGGRLPVVMLPSAAGMASGLAESGYVLRKSASCDSWSKQQQQALSSTEIAEEYNEIDHIYDYVRGLTPLSKGLARFEPICESPTLRSHHTDSGSGNYCSLIRAPVHQQASTSGNNNYSSLESNKHSSSGGGGHHPGSHHHHHHHVVNHYHHGHIQEDIKPVPPPIETIPGKKPAEKRQRPTLPKLYIKNAHSAGSSSNGNSTGTTHSTSHSHSHSHSHVHSHSHSHGQSQQQQPPTPNGNTANAVANAAASAVAAAHHVSHGSHGSHPHPHPHPSVHPHPHPHHGKVLTPNNHLPSKESLEPQSPLFHIRYKSLSSLQLTPDNNNCSSVTPPTISAHGKSSVAGGGSGGTASGIPATPGTPPDVVLKCGSILNVHGYLSSPHPLPMPLPLPHSRSSSSNNHHNPREGTLDSSRSGGRTSGDSNKLPEKKTRRLSRPRSLSNLVWDLRPSKEKSKKKLYIHHFDQRQQATLYL encoded by the exons ATGGCCGCCACCGATGGCCAAATCATATTGGCCGCCTCCCGTTTCGGCGATGCCACGCCCGTTTACCTGCGCGACTTCTCCAAGCAGCCGCTGCCGGCGGTGGCCAAGATCCTCAAGGGCCAGCACCAGGCGCTTGGGGTGCCCACCCTGTCGGCCCCATCCCTGCAGAGCACCGCCCTATTCCTGAGCGCCGGCAAGAAGTACCAGATCCTGGCCCAGCCCATCAAGATCAAGGAGGGTCGCAAGCCCACCAATGTGGGCGCCAAGGTGCTCATCCCGGAGACCTATGGCGGTTACTTCGAGCTCCTCAGCGAGGATGGTCGCTCCACGCGATGCATTGACTCCGTGCTGGAGCTATCGCGACGCCGGAACGCCCGCGTCCTGGTGCGTGAGACCTTCCGATGCCAGCAGATGAACCGGACCATTCACGCCGGCGAACTGCTGACCACCATGAACGACAACGGGAAGTACCTGCAGTGCAGGAACATCAAGGACGAGATCATCAATCTGCCACTCGATACCAAAGCCAAGTTCTCGCCGATCGCCAGGGAGGACAGCATCAGCGGTGTTCACACCGTCAAGAATCTGCTGCTCAAGCGGATGCCAGTCATCGTGAG ACTCGTTCACGGCAGTGCGCCCAAGGGTCTGAAGCAGCCATTTGTGCCCGAGTTGCGGCTGCTGGGCTGCGTGGAGATCGACAGGATATTCGCGTTGCCACTGCAGAAGGACACGGATCTGGTGCCGGTGCCGCTGAACGCCAAGATCAAGCTGCAGCGTGCCAAGAACatggagcagctggagcacTTCATCGAGTACTCGCGTTTCCTGGACAAGGCACAGCGATTGCTGGCCGATGCACGCGATCGCCTGCAGATCGTCGATCTCAAGCTGAGcgagaaggagaagaaggacTCCAAGTTCAATAGTCGCAACGGGGGCAGATTGCCGGTGGTGATGCTGCCATCAGCAGCGGGAATGGCCAGTGGACTGGCGGAAAGTGGTTATGTGCTGCGCAAGAGTGCCAGTTGTGATTCGTGGtcgaagcagcagcagcaggcactGAGCAGCACCGAAATCGCGGAGGAGTACAACGAGATCGATCATATATATGATTATGTGAGGGGCCTGACGCCGCTCTCCAAGGGATTGGCCCGCTTCGAGCCCATCTGCGAGTCGCCCACTCTGCGATCCCATCACACGGACAGCGGCAGTGGCAACTATTGCAGCTTAATCCGAGCTCCGGTTCACCAGCAAGCCTCCACCtccggcaacaacaactacagcagCTTGGAGTCGAACAAGCATAGCAGTAGCGGGGGTGGTGGCCATCATCCCGGTAgccatcatcaccatcaccatcacgTGGTGAATCACTACCATCATGGCCATATTCAGGAGGACATCAAGCCGGTGCCGCCGCCCATCGAAACGATTCCGGGCAAGAAGCCAGCGGAGAAGCGCCAGCGTCCCACTCTACCAAAGCTTTACATCAAGAATGCCCACAGTGCtgggagcagcagcaatggcAACTCCACGGGCACCACCCACAGCAccagtcacagtcacagccaTAGTCACAGTCACGTccacagtcacagtcacagtcacgGGCagtcccagcagcagcagccgccgacTCCCAATGGGAATACGGCAAATGCGGTGGCCAATGCGGCCGCATCTGCGGTCGCAGCTGCTCATCACGTTTCCCACGGATCGCACGGATcacatccgcatccccatccGCATCCCAGTgtgcatccacatccgcatcctcatcaCGGCAAGGTGCTGACGCCCAACAACCATCTGCCGAGCAAGGAGTCCCTCGAGCCGCAGTCGCCTCTGTTTCACATCAG GTACAAGAGCCTCAGCAGTCTGCAACTAACGCCGGACAACAACAATTGCTCCTCCGTGACGCCGCCGACGATCTCAGCCCACGGCAAGTCATCAGTAGCAGGCGGTGGATCAGGAGGAACTGCATCGGGCATACCGGCCACGCCGGGCACTCCACCGGATGTGGTGCTCAAGTGCGGCAGCATCCTGAACGTGCATGGCTACCTGTCCAGTCCGCATCCCCTGCCaatgccgctgccgctgccccACAGCCGGAGCTCCAGCAGCAATAACCATCACAATCCGCGGGAAGGTACCCTGGACTCATCCCGCAGCGGTGGCCGGACATCGGGCGACTCCAACAAGCTGCCCGAGAAGAAGACCCGCCGCCTGTCCCGGCCGAGGAGTCTGTCCAACCTCGTCTGGGATCTGCGGCCCTCGAAGGAGAAGTCGAAAAAGAAGCTCTACATCCATCACTTCGATCAGCGGCAGCAGGCGACGCTGTATCTGTAA
- the LOC6531000 gene encoding uncharacterized protein LOC6531000: MQYLNYALQTSTRLLTYQGPNQDLYPDHTGVASAHEEEIKHACCSRGAQLLRLRHRELAKRRALEDQINANQDQEHQEEAVEEEDSQEQQEQLPEESDSEQGAVGGEHLHPQPVQ, encoded by the coding sequence ATGCAGTATCTCAACTACGCTCTGCAGACATCCACGCGACTGCTGACGTACCAGGGCCCGAACCAGGATCTCTATCCTGACCACACAGGAGTTGCCTCCGCCCACGAGGAGGAAATCAAGCACGCCTGCTGCAGTCGCGGCGCCCAGCTGCTGAGATTGCGCCACCGAGAGCTGGCCAAGCGACGGGCTCTCGAGGATCAGATTAACGCCAACCAGGACCAGGAACATcaggaggaggcggtggaggaggaggactcTCAGgaacagcaggagcagctgccagAGGAGTCGGACAGCGAGCAAGGAGCCGTAGGCGGGGAGCATCTGCATCCGCAGCCAGTCCAATGA